One Vespa crabro chromosome 1, iyVesCrab1.2, whole genome shotgun sequence genomic region harbors:
- the LOC124424997 gene encoding carbonic anhydrase 7-like isoform X1, producing the protein MMINIWTIFFGFLLIIKFSDGSQDFSYDGNHGTSHWGIDYHSCVGKHQSPINIEEHNVKNVSLTPLRFEKLNIPRTSFITNNGHTVMIKTNELEPAIVSGGPLGDNNYIFEQLHFHWGENDTEGSEDHINNHSFAMELHAVFYKQDYKSMTEAMKHPDGLTVFAYFYEVADKENPTYKPIVEALPTVEAVNSKHELKEPLLLEHLLITNISTMQNYFTYNGSLTTPPCLEVVTWIDFKDPQLLSHNQLAAFRNLCTSDGNKLTHNFRPVQPLSDRLVYHNIFNANNDVPINNKNGKNKPNGGHYIRSDITMLILFVVSTLFATI; encoded by the exons AATTCTCTGATGGATCTCAAGACTTCAGTTACGATGGAAATCATG gtaCGTCGCATTGGGGCATCGATTATCATTCCTGCGTTGGGAAACATCAATCACCCATTAACATTGAGGAACACAATGTAAAGAATGTCTCCCTAACACCATTacgttttgaaaaattaaatataccaCGTACCTCCTTCATAACGAACAACGGACATACCG TGATGATTAAGACGAACGAGTTAGAACCGGCTATCGTTTCTGGTGGACCTCTTGGTGATAACAATTACATTTTCGAACAACTTCATTTTCATTGGGGTGAGAATGATACTGAAGGGTCTGAAGATCACATCAATAATCATTCGTTCGCTATGGAACTCCATGCTGTATTTTATAAACAGGATTATAAGTCGATGACCGAGGCGATGAAACATCCGGATGGACTTACCGTCTTTGCATATTTCTATGAG GTAGCCGATAAAGAGAATCCAACATACAAACCTATAGTTGAAGCATTACCGACGGTAGAAGCAGTTAATAGTAAGCATGAACTTAAGGAGCCATTATTATTggaacatttattaataacgaatatttcaacaatgcaaaattattttacgtacAATGGCTCTTTAACTACTCCACCTTGTTTAGAAGTTGTTACATGGATAGATTTTAAAGATCCTCAGTTATTATCTCACAATCAg TTGGCTGCTTTTCGTAACCTCTGTACGTCCGATGGTAACAAATTAACACATAATTTCCGACCGGTACAACCTTTATCAGATCGACTggtttatcataatatatttaatgcaaACAACGACGTAccaataaacaataaaaatggaaaaaataagcCCAACGGTGGACATTATATACGTAGCGATATAACTATGTTGATACTCTTTGTCGTTTCAACACTTTTCGCAAcaatttaa
- the LOC124424997 gene encoding carbonic anhydrase 1-like isoform X2 — MMINIWTIFFGFLLIIKFSDGSQDFSYDGNHVMIKTNELEPAIVSGGPLGDNNYIFEQLHFHWGENDTEGSEDHINNHSFAMELHAVFYKQDYKSMTEAMKHPDGLTVFAYFYEVADKENPTYKPIVEALPTVEAVNSKHELKEPLLLEHLLITNISTMQNYFTYNGSLTTPPCLEVVTWIDFKDPQLLSHNQLAAFRNLCTSDGNKLTHNFRPVQPLSDRLVYHNIFNANNDVPINNKNGKNKPNGGHYIRSDITMLILFVVSTLFATI, encoded by the exons AATTCTCTGATGGATCTCAAGACTTCAGTTACGATGGAAATCATG TGATGATTAAGACGAACGAGTTAGAACCGGCTATCGTTTCTGGTGGACCTCTTGGTGATAACAATTACATTTTCGAACAACTTCATTTTCATTGGGGTGAGAATGATACTGAAGGGTCTGAAGATCACATCAATAATCATTCGTTCGCTATGGAACTCCATGCTGTATTTTATAAACAGGATTATAAGTCGATGACCGAGGCGATGAAACATCCGGATGGACTTACCGTCTTTGCATATTTCTATGAG GTAGCCGATAAAGAGAATCCAACATACAAACCTATAGTTGAAGCATTACCGACGGTAGAAGCAGTTAATAGTAAGCATGAACTTAAGGAGCCATTATTATTggaacatttattaataacgaatatttcaacaatgcaaaattattttacgtacAATGGCTCTTTAACTACTCCACCTTGTTTAGAAGTTGTTACATGGATAGATTTTAAAGATCCTCAGTTATTATCTCACAATCAg TTGGCTGCTTTTCGTAACCTCTGTACGTCCGATGGTAACAAATTAACACATAATTTCCGACCGGTACAACCTTTATCAGATCGACTggtttatcataatatatttaatgcaaACAACGACGTAccaataaacaataaaaatggaaaaaataagcCCAACGGTGGACATTATATACGTAGCGATATAACTATGTTGATACTCTTTGTCGTTTCAACACTTTTCGCAAcaatttaa
- the LOC124425015 gene encoding coiled-coil domain-containing protein 12, producing the protein MSEDKVGSLVEEALKRKERLQALKKKNEEGKDAKADSPSKLPMPKFRSYKPQDESLKEKVLEDAKPGDVETEVQDQLNAAKTKVVIEELDISNLAPRKPDWDLKRDVSKKLEKLERRTQKAIAELIRERLKQDQHNLATMVNMMMVNTIEKEEKNKTWQ; encoded by the exons ATGAGCGAGGACAAAGTAGGTTCATTAGTGGAAGAAGCTTTAAAACGTAAAGAACGTTTGCAAgcacttaaaaaaaagaatgaagaaggcAAAGATGCAAAGGCAGATTCTCCCAGTAAATTACCAAT GCCAAAATTTCGTAGTTATAAGCCACAAGATGAAAGTCTCAAGGAGAAGGTTTTGGAAGATGCAAAACCGGGCGATGTTGAAACAGAAGTTCAAGATCAATTAAATGCTGCAAAAACTAAAGTTGTTATCGAAGAACTT GATATAAGTAATTTGGCTCCACGTAAGCCAGATTGGGACTTAAAAAGAGATGTTTCTaagaaattggaaaaattagaaagaagaaCTCAAAAGGCAATTGCTGAATTAATCAGAGAACGTCTTAAACAAGACCAACATAATTTAGCGACGATGGTAAATATGATGATGGTAaatacgatagaaaaagaggaaaaaaataaaacttggcagtaa
- the LOC124424877 gene encoding putative uncharacterized protein DDB_G0271606: MRLIALVIVAIAVVSIDRSAAEDVPDLSSNLDVPAAAMKLDKNLRRALLKALTDLETESVEERKNEAIAQAYTANQFQDVSSKKELNKKIGISQKSSFSFDGFPGDEEIPSEDKLQNSSFVQTDKYVIMSSSPSMTIEKATRNDARSFHAQNIITSDKNREINVGPKIEELNAKKSNVDSHVSYVNKIDSIALQSVTPLTEGLTGVASNGIAIANALPLPKPTVSSLTESPKINDTLTNDNKIIEKSEEVKIFQAPLVAAFTVQQDESGAPKSVVPIFRPTGDGQALTLQEQLEFKQKLLEKQLEELQQQQIQQTQFLIRQRQLYEQQLRQKQQQQLYLHEQARIKQIEEQTRLKQLEEQRLKQLEEQRLKQFEDPRIYRFQQQSVPSLQQKHRFFEQATNLLNIPTPIESNVRLQPSVSLEVPTVVVPPPFQVNFQDQLRFQQHRQQQQQQQQQQQQQQQQQQQRLHQSFGAITDFQPPVAASTRFNRQEAFNSVGNFGFNEKPSATRNTFTFGIPQRGPVNFVYNPYVQYRQMRPQQTPAKQIQHLLYQSGIAGEIGNAEGSGGQEDLNIVSKVLALNVGAIPNKNLHFTTSNRANAGFVAKVPANA; encoded by the exons ATGCGCTTG ATAGCTTTAGTGATCGTTGCGATAGCAGTGgtgtcgatcgatcgatcggcaGCCGAGGATGTCCCAGATTTATCCAGCAACTTGGACGTACCAGCGGCTGCAATGAAATTGGATAAAAATCTACGCCGAGCTCTTTTGAAGGCTTTAACGGATTTGGAAACAGAATCAgtggaagaaaggaagaacgagGCTATTGCTCAAGCATACACGGCTAATCAATTTCAAGATGtttcttcgaaaaaagaattgaataaaaaaatcggTATCTCTCAAAAATCTAGCTTTTCGTTCGATGGATTTCCTGGTGACGAGGAAATACCTAGCGAGGACAAACTTCAAAATTCAAGTTTCGTTCAGACCGATAAATACGTAATAATGTCTAGTTCACCCTCGATGACCATCGAAAAAGCTACGAGAAACGATGCTAGAAGTTTTCACGCTCAGAATATAATTACGTCTGATAAAAATCGAGAAATTAACGTAGGACCTAAAATAGAGGAATTAAATGCAAAGAAATCAAACGTTGATTCTCATGTCTCTTACGTTAACAAAATAGATAGTATCGCTTTACAATCTGTGACTCCATTAACAGAAGGTCTTACCGGTGTTGCCAGCAACGGTATCGCAATAGCAAATGCATTACCTTTACCAAAACCAACGGTGTCTAGTCTCACGGAGTCTCCTAAGATAAACGATACTTTaacgaatgataataaaataatagagaagTCCGAAGAGGTGAAAATCTTCCAAGCACCGTTAGTAGCGGCATTTACCGTTCAACAGGACGAAAGTGGTGCACCTAAAAGCGTGGTACCTATCTTCAGACCAACTGGAGATGGTCAGGCATTGACTCTGCAAGAACAATTGGAATTTAAGCAAAAACTATTGGAAAAACAGTTGGAAGAATTGCAGCAACAGCAGATTCAACAAACTCAATTTCTTATCAGACAACGTCAACTTTACGAGCAACAGCTTAGGCAaaaacagcaacaacaattgTATCTTCATGAACAAGCGAGAATCAAACAGATCGAAGAGCAAACGAGATTAAAGCAACTGGAAGAACAGAGATTGAAACAATTAGAGGAACAACGATTGAAACAGTTCGAGGATCCAAGGATCTATCGGTTTCAACAACAATCTGTACCATCGCTCCAACAAAAGCATCGTTTCTTCGAACAGGCTACTAATCTCTTAAACATTCCAACGCCAATAGAATCCAACGTTCGTCTACAGCCCAGTGTCTCGTTAGAAGTGCCCACCGTTGTCGTTCCACCTCCCTTTCAAGTCAATTTCCAAGATCAATTGAGGTTTCAACAACATcgtcaacaacaacaacaacagcaacaacaacaacaacaacagcagcaacaacaacaacaaagatTACATCAGAGTTTTGGAGCTATAACAGATTTCCAACCACCCGTGGCAGCATCGACGAGATTTAACAGGCAAGAAGCTTTCAACTCTGTCGGTAATTTTGGCTTTAACGAGAAACCTTCAGCAACTAGAAACACTTTTACTTTTGGTATCCCACAAAGAGGTCCAGTTAATTTCGTTTATAATCCTTACGTTCAGTACAGACAAATGAGACCTCAGCAAACACCAGCGAAACAAATCCAACATCTTCTTTATCAATCAGGTATCGCTGGTGAAATAGGCAATGCTGAAGGCTCTGGTGGTCAAGAAGATTTAAACATCGTTTCTAAAGTTCTAGCATTAAATGTGGGTGCCATACCCAATAAGAACCTTCATTTTACCACAAGTAACCGTGCTAATGCCGGATTCGTCGCCAAAGTACCCGCAAATGcgtga
- the LOC124424858 gene encoding Hermansky-Pudlak syndrome 1 protein homolog isoform X2, with translation MKGILIFDNLNDVLFTKCDKKFAFHIQKLARAQGLITENKNTDDIDPKPCPNIIMQLFSPIVTSQYAMASQFGNSYTSMKCQDGTNMVFDEYMGYTFIYVGIEEIELMKRTLGICVSIVRHVCGPDVTILKSSRQKVHLVSSLLDAWVELRGSEQSILTEAVEQLSVNADLASVILKVLNDACDKLKAQSEFSNIHVLLLVKQKFLSLYSSKNAHDLCASDILLMILMCWVINHKKQIDNETDGNDDDNDDILLPHNNSSREEEAKPFGAKLSNPTLEDITNLFRGSRESSLSEDLHSLIHDGLYSQIILLGSEHDYTANAVHVFEIDDGIYLVTIIEVTNLATSSGLYDTFHYLNIINGLQLQRDIDELRPAFDSLDASIKKGLDGIKKNRANVNNDVDMCQRRLQVKWEFVKKKYTELLKSRDPESILQIESNTSGFTDTVKELFRLTCFDRNFLKQGVDVLTTVGRLVRQKLNDFSDFLKVKALKNFTLGSRTSLTINKYLEEFPGLVHFIYIDRTTHRLTAPTLDFTNSETLALTTKKIWNMVKQSRMHLQEGHLSVMWKDTTFNYAYFLWFEDNSGSPLKLKVYLNHLMKNFPVPGILCGDYYRKLAEACFPKLSPNKIRIYELYCVHLGLATSSCVLEHSRRLAATIWEVTGVPNNPADIL, from the exons atgaagggaattttaatatttgacaATCTCAATGATGTATTATTCACTAAATGCGATAAGAAATTTGCATTTCACATACAAAAATTAGCTAGAGCACAAGGATTAATAACTGAGAATAAG aatACTGATGATATTGATCCAAAACCATGTCCAAACATTATTATGCAATTATTTTCACCAATTGTTACTTCTCAATATGCCATGGCTTCACAATTTGGTAATTCTTATACATCAATGAAATGTCAAGATGGTACAAATATGGTATTTGATGAATACATGggatatacatttatttacgttggtatagaagaaatagaattaaTGAAGAGAACTTTAGGTATATGTGTTTCAATAGTTCGACATGTTTGTGGACCAGACGTTACAAT ATTAAAATCAAGTAGACAAAAGGTCCATTTGGTTTCATCTTTATTAGATGCATGGGTAGAATTACGTGGTTCTGAACAAAGTATATTGACAGAAGCTGTAGAACAATTATCCGTTAATGCAGATTTAGCATCTGTCATTTTAAAAGTTCTTAATGATGCTTGCGACAAATTGAAAGCACAATctgaattttcaaatatacacGTTCTATTACttgtaaaacaaaaatttttatccttatacTCTAGTAAAAATGCTCATGATTTATGCGCatcagatattttattaatgatcttAATGTGTTGGgttattaatcataaaaaacaaattgacAACGAAACAGATggaaatgatgatgataatgatgatattctATTACCACATAATAATTCTTctagagaagaagaagcaaaaccATTCGGTGCTAAACTATCAAATCCAACTTTGGaagatattacaaatttattta GAGGATCAAGAGAATCTTCTTTAAGCGAAGATCTTCATTCTTTAATACATGATGGTTTATACAGCCAAATAATACTCCTTGGATCTGAACATGATTATACTGCAAATGCTGTCCATGTTTTTGAAATAGACGATGGTATTTATCTTGTAACCATAATAGAAGTGACAAACTTAGCCACATCGTCTGGATTATATGAcacatttcattatttaaatatcataaatgGTTTACAACTTCAAAGAGATATTGATGAATTGAGACCAGCATTTGATAGTCTTGACGCATCTATAAAGAAAGGTTTAGATGgaattaagaaaaatcgagccaatgttaataacgacgTTGATATGTGCCAAAGAAGATTGCAAGTAAAATGGGAatttgtgaaaaagaaatatacagaACTTTTAAAATCTAGGGATCCAGAATCAATTCTTCAAATCGAATCCAATACATCTGGCTTTACAGATActgtaaaagaattatttcgtttaacatgtttcgatagaaattttttaaaacaagGCGTTGATGTATTAACAACAGTGGGCCGTTTGGTGCGCCAAAAACTGAACGATTTCAGTGATTTTCTTAAAGTAAAGGCATTGAAGAACTTCACTCTTGGATC GAGAACTTCCCTAACCATCAACAAATATCTAGAAGAATTTCCAGGTTTGGtgcattttatatacatagatagaacAACCCACAGATTAACAGCACCAACATTAGACTTCACCAATTCTGAAACTCTTGCCCTTACTACAAAAAAG ATTTGGAATATGGTGAAGCAAAGTAGAATGCATCTGCAAGAAGGACATTTATCAGTTATGTGGAAAGATACAACATTTAATTATGCATACTTTTTATGGTTCGAAGATAATTCG GGATCTCCACTTAAATTGAaagtttatttaaatcatttgatgaaaaattttccaGTACCTGGTATACTTTGTGGGGACTATTATAG GAAACTGGCTGAAGCGTGTTTTCCTAAATTATCTCCAAATAAAATTAGGATCTATGAATTATACTGTGTACATTTAGGATTGGCTACCTCATCTTGCGTTTTGGAGCACTCCAGAAGACTTGCAGCTACTATATGGGAAGTTACAGGTGTACCAAACAATCCTGctgatattttgtaa
- the LOC124424858 gene encoding Hermansky-Pudlak syndrome 1 protein homolog isoform X3 yields the protein MKGILIFDNLNDVLFTKCDKKFAFHIQKLARAQGLITENKNTDDIDPKPCPNIIMQLFSPIVTSQYAMASQFGNSYTSMKCQDGTNMVFDEYMGYTFIYVGIEEIELMKRTLGICVSIVRHVCGPDVTILKSSRQKVHLVSSLLDAWVELRGSEQSILTEAVEQLSVNADLASVILKVLNDACDKLKAQSEFSNIHVLLLVKQKFLSLYSSKNAHDLCASDILLMILMCWVINHKKQIDNETDGNDDDNDDILLPHNNSSREEEAKPFGAKLSNPTLEDITNLFRGSRESSLSEDLHSLIHDGLYSQIILLGSEHDYTANAVHVFEIDDGIYLVTIIEVTNLATSSGLYDTFHYLNIINGLQLQRDIDELRPAFDSLDASIKKGLDGIKKNRANVNNDVDMCQRRLQVKWEFVKKKYTELLKSRDPESILQIESNTSGFTDTVKELFRLTCFDRNFLKQGVDVLTTVGRLVRQKLNDFSDFLKVKALKNFTLGSSLTINKYLEEFPGLVHFIYIDRTTHRLTAPTLDFTNSETLALTTKKIWNMVKQSRMHLQEGHLSVMWKDTTFNYAYFLWFEDNSGSPLKLKVYLNHLMKNFPVPGILCGDYYRKLAEACFPKLSPNKIRIYELYCVHLGLATSSCVLEHSRRLAATIWEVTGVPNNPADIL from the exons atgaagggaattttaatatttgacaATCTCAATGATGTATTATTCACTAAATGCGATAAGAAATTTGCATTTCACATACAAAAATTAGCTAGAGCACAAGGATTAATAACTGAGAATAAG aatACTGATGATATTGATCCAAAACCATGTCCAAACATTATTATGCAATTATTTTCACCAATTGTTACTTCTCAATATGCCATGGCTTCACAATTTGGTAATTCTTATACATCAATGAAATGTCAAGATGGTACAAATATGGTATTTGATGAATACATGggatatacatttatttacgttggtatagaagaaatagaattaaTGAAGAGAACTTTAGGTATATGTGTTTCAATAGTTCGACATGTTTGTGGACCAGACGTTACAAT ATTAAAATCAAGTAGACAAAAGGTCCATTTGGTTTCATCTTTATTAGATGCATGGGTAGAATTACGTGGTTCTGAACAAAGTATATTGACAGAAGCTGTAGAACAATTATCCGTTAATGCAGATTTAGCATCTGTCATTTTAAAAGTTCTTAATGATGCTTGCGACAAATTGAAAGCACAATctgaattttcaaatatacacGTTCTATTACttgtaaaacaaaaatttttatccttatacTCTAGTAAAAATGCTCATGATTTATGCGCatcagatattttattaatgatcttAATGTGTTGGgttattaatcataaaaaacaaattgacAACGAAACAGATggaaatgatgatgataatgatgatattctATTACCACATAATAATTCTTctagagaagaagaagcaaaaccATTCGGTGCTAAACTATCAAATCCAACTTTGGaagatattacaaatttattta GAGGATCAAGAGAATCTTCTTTAAGCGAAGATCTTCATTCTTTAATACATGATGGTTTATACAGCCAAATAATACTCCTTGGATCTGAACATGATTATACTGCAAATGCTGTCCATGTTTTTGAAATAGACGATGGTATTTATCTTGTAACCATAATAGAAGTGACAAACTTAGCCACATCGTCTGGATTATATGAcacatttcattatttaaatatcataaatgGTTTACAACTTCAAAGAGATATTGATGAATTGAGACCAGCATTTGATAGTCTTGACGCATCTATAAAGAAAGGTTTAGATGgaattaagaaaaatcgagccaatgttaataacgacgTTGATATGTGCCAAAGAAGATTGCAAGTAAAATGGGAatttgtgaaaaagaaatatacagaACTTTTAAAATCTAGGGATCCAGAATCAATTCTTCAAATCGAATCCAATACATCTGGCTTTACAGATActgtaaaagaattatttcgtttaacatgtttcgatagaaattttttaaaacaagGCGTTGATGTATTAACAACAGTGGGCCGTTTGGTGCGCCAAAAACTGAACGATTTCAGTGATTTTCTTAAAGTAAAGGCATTGAAGAACTTCACTCTTGGATC TTCCCTAACCATCAACAAATATCTAGAAGAATTTCCAGGTTTGGtgcattttatatacatagatagaacAACCCACAGATTAACAGCACCAACATTAGACTTCACCAATTCTGAAACTCTTGCCCTTACTACAAAAAAG ATTTGGAATATGGTGAAGCAAAGTAGAATGCATCTGCAAGAAGGACATTTATCAGTTATGTGGAAAGATACAACATTTAATTATGCATACTTTTTATGGTTCGAAGATAATTCG GGATCTCCACTTAAATTGAaagtttatttaaatcatttgatgaaaaattttccaGTACCTGGTATACTTTGTGGGGACTATTATAG GAAACTGGCTGAAGCGTGTTTTCCTAAATTATCTCCAAATAAAATTAGGATCTATGAATTATACTGTGTACATTTAGGATTGGCTACCTCATCTTGCGTTTTGGAGCACTCCAGAAGACTTGCAGCTACTATATGGGAAGTTACAGGTGTACCAAACAATCCTGctgatattttgtaa
- the LOC124424858 gene encoding Hermansky-Pudlak syndrome 1 protein homolog isoform X1 produces MKGILIFDNLNDVLFTKCDKKFAFHIQKLARAQGLITENKNTDDIDPKPCPNIIMQLFSPIVTSQYAMASQFGNSYTSMKCQDGTNMVFDEYMGYTFIYVGIEEIELMKRTLGICVSIVRHVCGPDVTILKSSRQKVHLVSSLLDAWVELRGSEQSILTEAVEQLSVNADLASVILKVLNDACDKLKAQSEFSNIHVLLLVKQKFLSLYSSKNAHDLCASDILLMILMCWVINHKKQIDNETDGNDDDNDDILLPHNNSSREEEAKPFGAKLSNPTLEDITNLFRGSRESSLSEDLHSLIHDGLYSQIILLGSEHDYTANAVHVFEIDDGIYLVTIIEVTNLATSSGLYDTFHYLNIINGLQLQRDIDELRPAFDSLDASIKKGLDGIKKNRANVNNDVDMCQRRLQVKWEFVKKKYTELLKSRDPESILQIESNTSGFTDTVKELFRLTCFDRNFLKQGVDVLTTVGRLVRQKLNDFSDFLKVKALKNFTLGSYPFLKILNAIQSTRTSLTINKYLEEFPGLVHFIYIDRTTHRLTAPTLDFTNSETLALTTKKIWNMVKQSRMHLQEGHLSVMWKDTTFNYAYFLWFEDNSGSPLKLKVYLNHLMKNFPVPGILCGDYYRKLAEACFPKLSPNKIRIYELYCVHLGLATSSCVLEHSRRLAATIWEVTGVPNNPADIL; encoded by the exons atgaagggaattttaatatttgacaATCTCAATGATGTATTATTCACTAAATGCGATAAGAAATTTGCATTTCACATACAAAAATTAGCTAGAGCACAAGGATTAATAACTGAGAATAAG aatACTGATGATATTGATCCAAAACCATGTCCAAACATTATTATGCAATTATTTTCACCAATTGTTACTTCTCAATATGCCATGGCTTCACAATTTGGTAATTCTTATACATCAATGAAATGTCAAGATGGTACAAATATGGTATTTGATGAATACATGggatatacatttatttacgttggtatagaagaaatagaattaaTGAAGAGAACTTTAGGTATATGTGTTTCAATAGTTCGACATGTTTGTGGACCAGACGTTACAAT ATTAAAATCAAGTAGACAAAAGGTCCATTTGGTTTCATCTTTATTAGATGCATGGGTAGAATTACGTGGTTCTGAACAAAGTATATTGACAGAAGCTGTAGAACAATTATCCGTTAATGCAGATTTAGCATCTGTCATTTTAAAAGTTCTTAATGATGCTTGCGACAAATTGAAAGCACAATctgaattttcaaatatacacGTTCTATTACttgtaaaacaaaaatttttatccttatacTCTAGTAAAAATGCTCATGATTTATGCGCatcagatattttattaatgatcttAATGTGTTGGgttattaatcataaaaaacaaattgacAACGAAACAGATggaaatgatgatgataatgatgatattctATTACCACATAATAATTCTTctagagaagaagaagcaaaaccATTCGGTGCTAAACTATCAAATCCAACTTTGGaagatattacaaatttattta GAGGATCAAGAGAATCTTCTTTAAGCGAAGATCTTCATTCTTTAATACATGATGGTTTATACAGCCAAATAATACTCCTTGGATCTGAACATGATTATACTGCAAATGCTGTCCATGTTTTTGAAATAGACGATGGTATTTATCTTGTAACCATAATAGAAGTGACAAACTTAGCCACATCGTCTGGATTATATGAcacatttcattatttaaatatcataaatgGTTTACAACTTCAAAGAGATATTGATGAATTGAGACCAGCATTTGATAGTCTTGACGCATCTATAAAGAAAGGTTTAGATGgaattaagaaaaatcgagccaatgttaataacgacgTTGATATGTGCCAAAGAAGATTGCAAGTAAAATGGGAatttgtgaaaaagaaatatacagaACTTTTAAAATCTAGGGATCCAGAATCAATTCTTCAAATCGAATCCAATACATCTGGCTTTACAGATActgtaaaagaattatttcgtttaacatgtttcgatagaaattttttaaaacaagGCGTTGATGTATTAACAACAGTGGGCCGTTTGGTGCGCCAAAAACTGAACGATTTCAGTGATTTTCTTAAAGTAAAGGCATTGAAGAACTTCACTCTTGGATCATATCcttttttaaaa atCCTTAATGCTATACAATCTACGAGAACTTCCCTAACCATCAACAAATATCTAGAAGAATTTCCAGGTTTGGtgcattttatatacatagatagaacAACCCACAGATTAACAGCACCAACATTAGACTTCACCAATTCTGAAACTCTTGCCCTTACTACAAAAAAG ATTTGGAATATGGTGAAGCAAAGTAGAATGCATCTGCAAGAAGGACATTTATCAGTTATGTGGAAAGATACAACATTTAATTATGCATACTTTTTATGGTTCGAAGATAATTCG GGATCTCCACTTAAATTGAaagtttatttaaatcatttgatgaaaaattttccaGTACCTGGTATACTTTGTGGGGACTATTATAG GAAACTGGCTGAAGCGTGTTTTCCTAAATTATCTCCAAATAAAATTAGGATCTATGAATTATACTGTGTACATTTAGGATTGGCTACCTCATCTTGCGTTTTGGAGCACTCCAGAAGACTTGCAGCTACTATATGGGAAGTTACAGGTGTACCAAACAATCCTGctgatattttgtaa